One genomic segment of Centropristis striata isolate RG_2023a ecotype Rhode Island chromosome 13, C.striata_1.0, whole genome shotgun sequence includes these proteins:
- the cdipt gene encoding CDP-diacylglycerol--inositol 3-phosphatidyltransferase, with product MTEENIFFFVPNLIGYARIVLALISFYLMPCCPWPAAFCYMLSGLLDAFDGHAARALNQSTKFGAMLDMLTDRCATMCLLVNLSLLYPSYTFLFQISMCVDIASHWLHLHSSTIKGSTSHKTIDLSGNPVLRLYYTSKPVLFVMCSGNELFYCLLYLLHHIEEPAGWLYWLQGVCAVISMLKTGISMVHLVTASQNMAAMDAAERERNAKTQ from the exons ATGACGGAggaaaatattttcttcttcgTTCCCAATTTGATCG GTTACGCCCGCATCGTGTTGGCTCTGATCTCTTTCTACCTGATGCCCTGCTGCCCCTGGCCCGCCGCCTTCTGCTACATGCTCAGCGGTCTGCTGGACGCCTTCGACGGCCACGCTGCCCGTGCGCTCAATCAGT CCACTAAGTTCGGAGCCATGTTGGACATGTTGACGGACCGCTGTGCCACCATGTGTCTCCTGGTGAACCTGTCCCTGCTCTACCCGTCCTACACCTTCCTCTTCCAGATCAGCATGTGTGTGGACATCGCCAGCCACTGGCTGCACCTGCACAG CTCAACAATAAAAGGATCGACCAGCCACAAGACCATCGACCTGTCAGGGAACCCGGTCCTCAGGCTCTACTACACATCcaag CCCGTTCTGTTTGTGATGTGCTCGGGGAACGAACTGTTCTACTGTCTGCTCTACCTGCTGCACCACATAGAGGAAcctgcag GGTGGCTCTACTGGCTGCAGGGTGTGTGTGCTGTCATCTCCATGCTGAAGACCGGCATCAGCATGGTGCACCTGGTCACCGCCTCCCAGAACATGGCCGCCATGGATGCCGCCGAGCGAGAGAGGAACGCCAAGacgcagtga